The proteins below come from a single Rosa rugosa chromosome 2, drRosRugo1.1, whole genome shotgun sequence genomic window:
- the LOC133727862 gene encoding ribosome biogenesis protein BRX1 homolog 2-like, with the protein MAKKRKHSESEAAPQKKKEEVAPERPKRTLLGWKDKKDDQPKETESTPVFRNKEKVLVTCSRRINYRYRHLMLNVVDLLPHCKKDNKVESKSSKGATLNELVELKSCSSCLFFECRKGKDLYMWMAKSPSGPSVKFLVNAVHTMEELKLTGNHLKGSRPLLTFSSNFDKDPHWKLLKEMITQIFGTPKEHRKSKPYHDHVFVFSIVDDHIWFRNYQISVPHNESDKIARGGLDKMTLIEVGPRFCLNPIKIFAGSFGGPTLYENPFYISPNQIRSMQKKKKAGTFVKKVKAKTRRKMHELENPLEQDEFAEMWKE; encoded by the exons ATGGCGAAGAAGAGAAAGCACAGCGAGAGTGAGGCTGCGccgcagaagaagaaggaggaggtggCTCCGGAGAGACCCAAACGAACGCTTCTGGGTTGGAAGGACAAGAAGGATGACCAACCCAAAGAAACTGAGTCCACACCAGTCTTCAGGAACAAAGAGAAGGTCCTCGTTACTTGTTCTCGTCGAATTAATTACAG GTATCGACATTTGATGTTGAATGTGGTGGACCTGTTGCCTCATTGCAAGAAGGACAACAAGGTGGAGTCGAAGTCGAGTAAAGGTGCAACCCTTAATGAGCTGGTTGAGCTAAAGAGTTGCTCTTCCTGTCTGTTTTTCGAG TGCAGGAAAGGAAAGGACCTTTATATGTGGATGGCAAAATCTCCCAGTGGACCATCTGTGAAATTCCTAGTGAATGCTG TGCACACAATGGAGGAATTGAAGCTTACGGGAAATCATCTAAAAGGGTCGCGTCCTTTGTTAACTTTTTCATCCAATTTTGATAAGGATCCTCACTGGAAACTCTTGAAAGAGATGATCACACAG ATATTTGGCACTCCAAAGGAGCACAGAAAGTCTAAGCCTTATCATGATCATGTCTTTGTTTTCTCTATCGTTGATGACCACATATGGTTCAGAAATTATCAG ATATCAGTTCCCCATAATGAATCAGATAAAATAGCTCGAGGTGGATTGGATAAAATGACCCTGATCGAG GTTGGTCCTCGATTTTGTTTGAATCCAATCAAGATATTTGCTGGCAGCTTTGGAGGCCCAACACTATATGAGAATCCATTTTACATATCGCCAAATCAG ATTCGATCAatgcagaaaaagaagaaggctgGGACTTTCGTTAAGAAAGTCAAAGCAAAGACAAGGAGAAAGATGCATGAGCTTGAAAATCCACTGGAGCAGGATGAGTTTGCTGAAATGTGGAAGGAATGA
- the LOC133727863 gene encoding stem-specific protein TSJT1-like encodes MLAIFHKAFSNPPEELNSPDSHHGSKKPKLPEETLNEFLSHHPHNNFSMGFGDAAVLAYVKPDQPFSLKQRLFCGFDDIYCLFLGNLNNLCTLNKQYGLIKNTNEAMFVIEAYRTLRDRGPYPADQVVKDLDGSFAFVVYDSKVGSVFTALGSDGGVQLYWGIAADGSVVISDELHVIKEGCAKSFAPFPKGCFFHSEGGLMSFEHPMNKMKAMPRIDSEGAMCGANFNVDKFTRINSIPRVGSEANWSAEWASH; translated from the exons ATGTTGGCTATTTTTCACAAGGCTTTTTCTAACCCACCGGAGGAGCTCAACAGCCCTGATTCTCACCATGGTTCCAAGAAGCCTAAGCTCCCAGAAGAAACCCTCAACGAGTTTCTCTCCCACCATCCCCACAACAACTTCTCAATGGGTTTTGGAGATGCTGCAGTTCTTGCTTATGTCAAACCAGACCAACCCTTTTCCCTAAAACAGAG GTTGTTCTGTGGttttgatgatatatactgtcTGTTTCTGGGGAACTTGAACAATCTGTGTACGCTGAATAAGCAGTATGGTCTGATAAAGAATACCAATGAGGCCATGTTTGTTATCGAAGCTTATCGGACCCTCCGAGACCGGGGTCCGTACCCGGCTGACCAGGTTGTTAAGGATCTTGATGGGAGCTTTGCTTTTGTTGTCTATGACAGCAAGGTCGGCAGTGTCTTCACTGCACTG GGTTCTGATGGGGGAGTACAATTGTATTGGGGTATTGCAGCTGATGGTTCTGTGGTAATTTCTGATGAATTACATGTCATAAAAGAAGGATGTGCCAAATCATTTGCTCCATTCCCAAAAG GTTGCTTCTTTCATAGTGAGGGAGGATTGATGAGCTTTGAGCATCCAATGAATAAGATGAAGGCAATGCCCAGAATTGATAGTGAAGGCGCCATGTGTGGAGCTAACTTCAACGTGGACAAATTCACGAGGATCAACAGTATTCCACGTGTCGGGAGCGAAGCTAACTGGAGTGCTGAGTGGGCATCGCACTAA